The following coding sequences lie in one Lolium perenne isolate Kyuss_39 chromosome 2, Kyuss_2.0, whole genome shotgun sequence genomic window:
- the LOC127331507 gene encoding alpha-galactosidase 3, which translates to MALLSRPAAAFLFLALLVLLSRPAAARRAARIAPLPTAALRRLYDTSNYGRLQLNNGLALAPQMGWNSWNFFACDINETVIRETADALVSTGLADLGYDYVNIDDCWSYVKRGDKDQLLPDPKTFPSGIKSIADYVHGKGLKLGIYSDAGAFTCQVRPGSLYHENDDAALFASWGVDYLKYDNCYNLGIKPKERYPPMRDALNSTGRKIFYSLCEWGQDDPALWAGKVGNSWRTTDDIEDTWKSMTDIADKNNKWASYAGPGGWNDPDMLEVGNGGMTFAEYRAHFSIWALMKAPLLIGCDVRNMTSETKEILSNKEVIQVNQDPLGVQGRRILSQGEGGCGEVWAGPLSGKRLAVTLWNRCSETVNITMTLADVGLDGSSAYSVRDLWKHETLSANAVGTFGAQVDVHDIKMYIFTPDVSFSAI; encoded by the exons ATGGCGCTCCTCTCGCGGCCGGCGGCGGCCTTCCTCTTCCTCGCCCTCCTCGTGCTCCTctcgcggccggcggcggcgcggcgggcggCGCGAATCGCGCCGCTCCCCACCGCCGCGCTACGCCGGCTCTACGACACCTCCAACTACGGCAGGCTGCAGCTCAACAACGGCCTCGCGCTCGCGCCTCAGATGGG GTGGAACAGCTGGAATTTCTTCGCCTGCGACATCAACGAGACCGTCATCCGCGAGACAG CTGATGCACTGGTCTCGACGGGCCTGGCTGATCTGGGATACGACTATGTAAACATCG ATGACTGTTGGTCCTATGTGAAACGAGGAGATAAG GATCAATTGCTACCTGATCCAAAGACTTTCCCTTCTGGAATCAAATCGATTGCGGACTATGTACATGGGAAAGGTCTAAAACTTGGTATCTACTCTGACGCTGG GGCATTTACTTGTCAAGTTAGACCAGGATCACTCTATCATGAAAACGATGATGCTGCCCTTTTTGCTTCATGG GGTGTTGACTATCTAAAGTATGACAACTGTTACAATCTGGGAATTAAGCCAAAGGAAAG GTATCCTCCAATGCGTGATGCTCTAAATTCAACTGGCCGCAAAATATTCTACTCTCTATGTGAATG GGGCCAGGATGATCCAGCTTTATGGGCTGGAAAAGTTGGAAACAGTTGGCGTACAACAGATGATATAGAGGATACATGGAAAAG CATGACAGACATTGCTGATAAGAATAACAAGTGGGCATCATATGCTGGACCAGGTGGATGGAATG ACCCAGACATGCTGGAAGTTGGAAATGGTGGCATGACCTTTGCCGAGTACCGTGCACATTTCAGCATCTGGGCACTTATGAAG GCACCTCTCTTAATTGGTTGTGATGTCAGAAATATGACTTCAGAAACAAAGGAAATATTGAGCAACAAAGAAGTAATTCAAGTAAATCAAG ATCCTCTTGGAGTTCAAGGTAGAAGAATTTTGAGTCAAGGAGAAGGTGGATGCGGCGAG GTCTGGGCTGGACCTCTCTCTGGCAAACGTTTGGCTGTTACATTATGGAATCGTTGTTCGGAGACGGTTAACATCACGATGACATTGGCTGATGTAGGCCTTGATGGTTCGTCTGCTTATTCTGTTAGAGACCTCTGGAAG CATGAGACACTGTCAGCAAACGCCGTAGGAACTTTCGGAGCCCAAGTCGATGTGCACGACATCAAGATGTACATTTTTACTCCCGACGTAAGCTTCTCTGCAATTTGA
- the LOC127329806 gene encoding uncharacterized protein, with the protein MPPPGSWFYKLRRRRGDAGDDDAAALASKPRGDRAPPELAAPPCSPNRASYYVPSCDRGPATGNPKRRDTQFPRSPQRGDIVFDVVTVQAAAACDADRFDGLKAMPELKLRPILTKPAGAAKKVDGEEASGSGGTSAAASPTARVRRRRLHVQPSGGRKGRAASAQLQPSATRQQSRRARRRRWLRESLVVVKESAEPEEDFLASMAEMIAANEDVRASPRGLEELLACYLALNAAEHHLAIVAAFTRAWLALDTAGSKQHRSSPPLQG; encoded by the coding sequence ATGCCACCGCCGGGGTCCTGGTTCTACAAGCTGCGGCGCAGGCGAGGTGACGCCGGCGATGACGACGCCGCGGCGCTCGCGAGCAAGCCGAGAGGCGATCGTGCACCACCGGAGCTCGCGGCGCCGCCCTGCTCCCCGAACAGAGCTTCCTACTACGTCCCGAGCTGCGACCGTGGCCCGGCCACGGGGAACCCCAAGCGCCGAGACACGCAATTCCCGCGCAGCCCGCAGCGCGGCGACATCGTCTTCGACGTGGTCACCGTCCAGGCAGCCGCCGCCTGCGACGCCGACCGGTTCGACGGCCTCAAGGCGATGCCGGAGCTGAAACTCCGGCCCATCCTCACCAAGCCGGCCGGCGCCGCCAAGAAGGTCGACGGGGAGGAGGCCTCGGGCAGCGGCGGCACCAGCGCGGCCGCGTCGCCGACGGCcagggtgcggcggcggcggctccacGTGCAACCGAGCGGCGGGCGGAAGGGGAGGGCGGCGAGCGCGCAGCTGCAACCCTCGGCGACCAGGCAGCAGAGCCGTCGCgccaggcggcggcggtggctgcgGGAGAGCCTCGTGGTGGTGAAGGAGTCGGCCGAGCCGGAGGAGGACTTCCTGGCGAGCATGGCGGAGATGATCGCCGCGAACGAGGACGTCCGGGCGTCGCCGCGGGGTCTCGAGGAGCTCCTCGCATGCTACCTCGCCCTCAACGCCGCCGAGCACCACCTCGCCATCGTCGCCGCCTTCACGCGCGCCTGGCTGGCGCTCGACACGGCCGGCTCCAAGCAGCACCGGTCGTCGCCGCCGCTCCAGGGCTAG